The Miscanthus floridulus cultivar M001 chromosome 7, ASM1932011v1, whole genome shotgun sequence genome includes a region encoding these proteins:
- the LOC136463914 gene encoding uncharacterized protein, with protein MAATAAAQRRSAGRRTAYARAELEALRDAPSKEAHARLWADVRAALAASGFSGEYDGLLVAEEDVRSRRGNRGMKAMGVRKWPEEAAAARFLEIGAHRNGDLAVCHEHRSESAHDHAGACGVVEEPFHQGEDVEYEDDSDDDYEGILKPAFAVDGDPDFESGEPLDGFEYLRRVRWEANQIPRVKVVKIYSSAARNEQTPYMPDIPDIPKCLPDLRASKQWEDTFITQFAETRMVLSELDNSDEPSASSATKISTKPGSRSEPQTEPTLTMICNMDAVSRAATLRNYIDMIQSLDTLSRNNCLWLFALCVAIHTPLDAETGASLRSLLRKCATILATKTEMDDEVVMLNMLMTISGRYFGQGENSN; from the exons atggcggccaccgccgcAGCTCAGCGTAGATCTGCAGGGAGGAGGACGGCCTACGCGAGGGCAGAGCTCGAGGCGCTCAGGGACGCTCCGTCGAAGGAGGCTCACGCGCGGCTGTGGGCCGACGTCCGCGCTGCCCTCGCCGCCTCCGGGTTCTCCGGTGAGTACGACGGGCTGCTCGTCGCCGAGGAGGACGTGAGGAGCAGGAGGGGTAATAGGGGGATGAAGGCTATGGGCGTGAGGAAGTGGCCcgaagaggcggcggcggcacggtTCTTGG AGATTGGTGCCCACAGAAATGGGGATCTGGCTGTTTGTCACGAACACCGCTCTGAGTCTGCTCATGACCATGCTGGGGCATGCGGAGTGGTTGAAGAGCCGTTTCATCAAGGTGAAGATGTGGAGTATGaagatgatagtgacgatgactATGAGGGAATTCTGAAGCCTGCATTTGCTGTGGATGGAGATCCAGATTTCGAGTCTGGCGAGCCACTTGATGGCTTTGAGTACCTTCGGCGTGTCAG GTGGGAAGCTAACCAAATTCCTAGAGTGAAGGTGGTCAAGATATATTCAAGTGCAGCTAGAAATGAGCAAACTCCTTATATGCCAGATATTCCGGACATACCAAAGTGCTTACCTGATTTGCGTGCATCAAAACAATGGGAGGACACATTTATCACCCAGTTCGCGGAAACCAGGATG GTGCTCTCTGAGCTTGACAATTCTGATGAACCATCTGCATCTAGTGCGACAAAAATCTCAACAAAACCCGGCAGCAGATCGGAGCCACAAACTGAACCGACACTGACAATGATTTGCAACATGGATGCAGTTTCAAGAGCTGCGACACTTAGGAACTACATTGATATGATTCAAAGCTTGGATACACTATCAAGGAATAACTGCCTGTGGCTGTTTGCACTCTGTGTTGCCATTCACACTCCCTTGGACGCGGAGACGGGTGCCTCACTGAGGTCCTTGCTGCGCAAGTGCGCCACCATCCTTGCCACCAAGACTGAGATGGACGATGAAGTCGTAATGCTGAATATGCTGATGACAATTTCAGGAAGGTATTTTGGACAGGGTGAAAACAGCAACTGA